The following coding sequences lie in one Cyanobacterium sp. Dongsha4 genomic window:
- a CDS encoding DUF2290 domain-containing protein has product MITCSDIFKEVQNITSKLIEVGLCDDQNYPSQQKVINNQIMVCYSNMVDLSIALKNISYQDIYEELNKQRNFNFKMLDGALIQILYTFQNNQLISHRLAFFPSPFLESFHNEPEIYEDDEIYADIIVKDILPTPIRFDYDPKNFSEIYHPKCHLTLGQFKNCRIPVSSPLTPNVFMNFILQNFYNTAFIKYQQTLNFKANLFPSTITKIEEQLIHISIKL; this is encoded by the coding sequence ATGATTACTTGTAGCGATATTTTTAAAGAAGTTCAAAATATAACTTCTAAATTAATTGAAGTAGGACTATGTGATGACCAAAATTATCCCTCTCAACAAAAAGTTATCAATAATCAAATCATGGTCTGTTATTCTAATATGGTTGATTTATCCATTGCTCTAAAGAATATTTCTTATCAGGATATATATGAAGAACTAAATAAACAGAGGAATTTCAATTTTAAAATGTTAGATGGTGCTTTAATACAAATTTTATATACTTTTCAAAATAATCAATTAATTTCCCATAGATTAGCTTTTTTTCCCTCACCTTTTTTAGAGTCTTTTCATAATGAACCTGAGATTTATGAAGATGACGAGATTTATGCTGATATAATAGTTAAAGATATTTTACCTACACCAATTAGATTTGATTATGATCCTAAAAATTTTAGCGAAATATATCATCCTAAATGCCATTTAACTTTAGGTCAATTTAAAAACTGTCGTATTCCAGTTTCTTCCCCTCTTACTCCTAATGTTTTTATGAATTTTATCTTACAAAATTTTTATAATACAGCATTTATAAAATATCAACAAACACTAAATTTTAAAGCGAATTTATTTCCATCAACTATTACTAAAATAGAAGAGCAATTAATTCATATTTCAATAAAACTTTAA